The region TTCATCATCATTAAATAATTTCGCTTTTCCGGCCATCATATAATGTTCAGCAGTTTTATAAATGATTCCATTTTCCTGAAATTCAAAAGGAAACCACTGACTGAAACAAGCTTTCGTAATTTCATCTTTCATGGTATGTCCCCAGAAGAACAGAAATTCTAGTTTCTCTTTTTTATTATATTTTTCAATCGTATTGTTTAATGTGTATTTCATTATTGCGTTATTTTTACACAAATTTAAAAGATTATGAATTTATTATCCAAATTTATTTGCGTTAATTTTACACTAAATAATTTAATCAACTGATTATCAGTATTAAAAATTTAATTATAAAGTAAAAGCGATTGTCATTCTGACGAAGGAAGAATCTTACTACAATTTACGGATTCTTCAATCCGCTCCGCTACTTTCAGAATGACAGCGATAGAAAACGATGTTAGTGAAGTTTTTAAATTTATTTGATTTCAAAATAAAACCCCTGCTCTTCAAGCTCCTTATACTTTTCCTCGTTAAAAGTAAATAGCTTTCCGGGCCTTCCACTACCTTCTTTTTTTAAAGTATTGGTATCATTGAGCAATCCATAGCTCATAATTTTTTTACGGAAATTTCGACGGTCAATTTCTTTTCCGATAATGGTTTTATAAAGATTTTCCAGGTCAGAAAAAGCAAATTCTTCATTAAGAAGGTTGAATCCGATCGGCTGATATTGAATTTTGGTACGGAGTCTTTTTAAGGCAAGATCAATGATAGTTTGATGGTCAAAAGCCAATTTTGGGAGCTGATTCACACTGAACCATTGTGCATCGTCTGCATCAGAATCAGCAAACAGTTCATGATAAGACGGATTTACAAGCCCCAAATAAGCTATTGAAACGACTCTGTTTCTAGGGTCTCGCCCAACATTCCCAAAAGTATAGAGTTGTTCCAAAAAATCAGGCTTTATGCCTGCCTCTTCGTATAATTCTCTTTTTACAGCATCATCCAGATTTTCGTCATCCAAAACCAGTCCTCCGGGAAGTGCCCAACCTCCTTTGAAGGGCTCAATATTCCTTTTTATCAAAAGAAGCTGAAGATCTTTTTTATCAAAATATCCGAAAATAACCGCGTCTACGGCAACTTTTATATCCTGTAATTTTTTGGGAGACTCCATTGTATTAATTTGCGTTATGAATACACAAAATTAAGATTTTAATTCTTACTTTTAATAAAAAAATTGAATGAAATATCTTTTGTATATCGTTATCGCTTCACTGCTTATCAGTTGCAAAAAAGACAAATCTTTTGCGGATGATATTGTTTTGGATTTTCCGAAGGATGAGAAACTGAAGTTTCAAGAGTTTAATGAGGATTTAACTCATCTTGGTACATCATTGATTTATATTGGTGAAAGCCGCCCTCGTATTGACGTAAAATATTACAAATATATTTTGCCACCTCCACTACTTCCAGCGAAAATTGATGAAAATGCAGAAGCAGCAAAAAAGTCTGAAGATTCTATTCAACTTATACAAAAACCATTCTTCAGAGCAGAAAAGATTCAAATTCTCAAAACTACAGAAACTTTATCCGATGCTTTGAACAGTGAGAATTTGTCAATTTTTGTCAGAGAAAAAGATACAATTCCTCTTTACAAACAAAATCTTGAAACAAAAAAAATAAACAAATACAAAGCTTTTCCAGTTTTTATAAAAAATATATCTAATAAAGTTTTAAAGATTCCTACCGATGCTAAAAATGTTGATCTTTTTATTTTAAATAATAATAAGTTTCAATATATAAGAAATAGTAATTATAGATTTGTTGGAATGGGATCATCTGCAATTCCGTATTTTGAATTAAAACCTGATGAAATACTGGTTTATTCTTGTCCATATTTTAAAAAAGGAGAAAAAAGAAAAGCAAAAATCAAGTTTACCAATACGGAATCAAAAGAATTCGAAATGTCTATTGATGAAAATATGGTAAAAAAGCTACGTGAAAGATTGTTTGAATAAAAAATCCGCAGAAATAATCTGCGGATTTTTACTTTTATCTATTACCTTTTTACTTGGCTCTTTCACTAATCATTAAGCTTCAAAACAGCCATGAACGCCGATTGCGGCACTTCTACTCTACCAATCTGTTTCATTTTCTTCTTCCCTTCTTTCTGCTTTTCCAAGAGTTTTCTCTTTCTGGAAATATCCCCTCCGTAACATTTTGCAGTAACGTCTTTTCTTAACGCTTTAATCGTTTCCCTTGCAATAACTTTCGTTCCTAAAGCTGCCTGAACCGCAATATCAAATTGCTGTCTCGGAATCAGTTCACGAAGTTTTTCACACATCTTCTTACCGATGTAATATGCATTAGAATCGTGAATTAATGAAGAAAGTGCATCAACCATATCTCCGTTAATCAGGATATCCATTTTCACAAGCTTAGAAGCTCTGAAGCCGATCGGATGATAGTCAAATGATGCATATCCTTTAGAAATAGATTTCAGTCTGTCATAGAAATCAAAAACAACTTCAGCCAAAGGCATATTGAAAACCAATTCAACTCTTTCAGAAGTTAAATAACTCTGGTTAACAATTTCTCCTCTTTTTTCAATACAAAGTGTCATTACAGAACCAACAAAGTCAGATTTTGTGATGATAGAAGCTTTAATGAAAGGTTCTTCTACTCTGTCCATAATAGAAGGATCCATCATTTCAGACGGGTTGTTAATAAGAATTGGAACTTCCGGCTCTTTTTTAGAATATCCGAAATACGATACGTTCGGTACCGTAGTAATAACGTTCATATTAAACTCTCTGTCAAGACGTTCCTGAACAATTTCCATGTGAAGCATTCCCAGGAATCCGCAACGGAAACCGAAACCAAGAGCTGCAGAACTTTCCGGTTCGAAAACCAGAGAAGCATCATTCAGTCTTAATTTTTCAAGAGAGAATCTTAATTCTTCAAAATCCTCAGAATCAATTGGATAAATTCCTGCAAATACCATTGGCTTTACTTCCTCAAAACCATCAATCGGTCCTGAGGCAGGCTTTTCAAATGAAGTAATCGTATCTCCTACTTTTACTTCTCTTGCATCTTTAATCCCTGAAACCAAATATCCTACATCTCCGCATTGAATCGTTTTCTTTGGAACCTGCTTCAG is a window of Candidatus Chryseobacterium colombiense DNA encoding:
- a CDS encoding NUDIX domain-containing protein; the protein is MESPKKLQDIKVAVDAVIFGYFDKKDLQLLLIKRNIEPFKGGWALPGGLVLDDENLDDAVKRELYEEAGIKPDFLEQLYTFGNVGRDPRNRVVSIAYLGLVNPSYHELFADSDADDAQWFSVNQLPKLAFDHQTIIDLALKRLRTKIQYQPIGFNLLNEEFAFSDLENLYKTIIGKEIDRRNFRKKIMSYGLLNDTNTLKKEGSGRPGKLFTFNEEKYKELEEQGFYFEIK
- the lepA gene encoding translation elongation factor 4, yielding MKNIRNFCIIAHIDHGKSTLADRLLEYTNTVTQRELQSQTLDDMDLEKERGITIKSHAIQMDYEYKGEKFILNLIDTPGHVDFSYEVSRSIAACEGALLIVDAAQSIQAQTISNLYLALENDLTIIPILNKIDLPSANPEEVTDEIMNLIGCEYEDVLRVSGKTGEGVHHLLEQIVERIPAPVGDPDAPLQALIFDSVYNPFRGIEAYFKVVNGSITKNEKIKFFATGKEYGADEVGTLKLKQVPKKTIQCGDVGYLVSGIKDAREVKVGDTITSFEKPASGPIDGFEEVKPMVFAGIYPIDSEDFEELRFSLEKLRLNDASLVFEPESSAALGFGFRCGFLGMLHMEIVQERLDREFNMNVITTVPNVSYFGYSKKEPEVPILINNPSEMMDPSIMDRVEEPFIKASIITKSDFVGSVMTLCIEKRGEIVNQSYLTSERVELVFNMPLAEVVFDFYDRLKSISKGYASFDYHPIGFRASKLVKMDILINGDMVDALSSLIHDSNAYYIGKKMCEKLRELIPRQQFDIAVQAALGTKVIARETIKALRKDVTAKCYGGDISRKRKLLEKQKEGKKKMKQIGRVEVPQSAFMAVLKLND